One genomic segment of Hippoglossus hippoglossus isolate fHipHip1 chromosome 22, fHipHip1.pri, whole genome shotgun sequence includes these proteins:
- the LOC117756037 gene encoding bcl-2-modifying factor-like — MDDEEDDVFEPDPHCWRTPFGDIKCEDRGTQTPGPALALHNGMLPCGVAEEPRPLFYGNAGFRLHFPAHFELFGDQEARRQESQEERNGMEQLPRQQQPVAHSVEACIGQKLQLIGDQFHREHLQLYHRNQRNQGPLWWRLAAALLSLLFDRGLIAGGGGAGRR, encoded by the exons ATGgacgatgaggaggatgatgtcTTTGAGCCAGACCCCCACTGCTGGCGCACCCCGTTCGGGGATATAAAGTGTGAAGACCGGGGCACACAGACACCTGGCCCGGCCCTGGCACTGCACAACGGCATGCTGCCGTGTGGAGTCGCAGAGGAGCCCAGACCACTCTTCTACG GCAACGCAGGTTTTCGATTGCACTTCCCGGCACACTTTGAGCTTTTTGGGGATCAGGAAGCGAGGCGGCAAGAAAGCCAAGAGGAGCGAAACGGGATGGAGCAGCTtccccggcagcagcagcctgtggcGCACAGTGTGGAGGCCTGCATAGGCCAGAAACTCCAGCTGATAGGAGACCAGTTTCACCGGGAACACCTACAACTG taTCATCGAAACCAAAGGAATCAGGGGCCGCTGTGGTGGCGCCTGGCCGCGGCTCTGCTCAGCCTTCTGTTTGACAGGGGGCTCATCgccggaggaggtggagcaggacgGAGGTGA